The Anomaloglossus baeobatrachus isolate aAnoBae1 chromosome 7, aAnoBae1.hap1, whole genome shotgun sequence sequence CATTCATCACTCATCATTCATCACTCACCATTCATCACTCACCATTCATCACTCATCATTCATCACTCATCATTCATCACTCATCACTCATCTCTCACTATTCATCACTTACCATTCACCTTTCATCACTCATCATTCACCACTCATCACTCATCTCTCACTATTCATCACTTACCATTCACCTTTCATCACTCATCATTCACCATTCATCACTCACCATTCATCACTCATCATTCATCATTCATCACTCATCTCTCACTATTCATCACTTACCATTCACCTTTCATCACTCATCATTCACCATTCATCACTCATCATTCATCACTTAACATTCATCCCTCATCATTCATCACTCATCATTCATCACTCACTATTCGTCACTCATAATTCATCACTCACCATTCATCACTTATCATTCATCACTCACCATTCATCACTTATCATTCATCACTCACCATTCATCACTCATCATTCATCACTCACCATTCATCACTCACCATAATCACTCACCATTCATCACTCATCATTCATCACTCACCAATCATCACTCATCACTCACCATTCATCATTCATCACTCATCACTCACCATTCATCACTCATCATTCATCACTCACCATTCATCACTCATCATTCATCACTCACCATTCATCACTCATCATTCATCACTCACCATTCATCACTCATCATTCATCACTCACCATTCATCACTCATCATTCATCACTCACCAATCATCACTCATCACTCACCATTCATCATTCATCACTCATCACTCACCATTCATCACTCATCATTCATCACTCATCATTCATCATTCATCACTCATCATTCATCATTCATCACTCATCTCTCACTATTCATCACTTACCATTCACCTTTCATCACTCATCATTCACTATTCATCACTCATCATTCATCACTTAACATTCATCCCTCATCATTCATCACTCATCATTCATCACTCACTATTCATCACTCATAATTCATCACTCATCACCCATCACTCACCATTCATCACTCATCATTCATCACTCACCATTCATCACTCGTCATCATTCATCACTCACCATTCATCACGCACCATAATCACTCATCATTCATCACTCACCATTCATCACTCATCATTCATCACTCACCATTCATCACTCATCATTCATCACTCACCATTCATCACTCATCATTCATCACTCACCAATCATCACTCATCACTCACCATTCATCACTCATCATTCATCACTCATCATTCATCGCTCACCATTCATCACTCATCATTCATCACTCACCATAATCACTCATCATTCATCACTCATCATTCATCACTCACCATTTATCACTCATCATTCATCACTCACCATTCATCACTCAAATGTTGCGCCCTATGTTGCGCCCTATGTTGGGCCCTGTTATGCCCCATGTTGTGCCAAATGTTGCGCCCTATGTTGCATCCTATGTTGTACCCAATGTTGGGCCCTATGTTGCAGCCTATGTTGTATCCTATATGGTGCCCATTGTTGTGCCTTATATTGTACCCTATGTTGTGCCCTATGTTGCGCCCATTGTTGTGCCTTATATTGTACCCTATGTTGCGCCCTATGTTGTGCCCTATGTTGCGCCCTATGTTGTGTCCTATGTTGCGCCCTATGTTGTGTCCTATGTTGCGCCCTATGTTGTGCCCTATGTTGTGTCCTATGTTGCGCCCTATGTTGTGTCCTATGTTGCGCCCTATGTTGTGTCCTATGTTGCGCCCTATGTTGTGCCCTATGTTGTGTCCTATGTTGTGTCCTATGTTGCGCCCTATGTTGCGCCCTATGTTGTGTCCTATGTTGCGCCCTATGTTGTGCCCTATGTTGTGTCCTATGTTGTGTCCTATGTTGCGCCCTATGTTGTGTCCTATGTTGCGCCCTATGTTGCGCCCTATGTTGTGTCCTATGTTGTGTCCTATGTTGCGCCCTATGTTGTGCCCTATGTTGTGCCCTATGTTGCGCCTTATATTGTACCCTATGTTGCGCCCTATGTTGCGCCCTATGTTGTGTCCTATGTTGTGCCCTATGTTGCGCCCTATGTTGTGCCTTATATTGTACCCTATGTTGCGCCTTATATTGTACCCTATGTTGCGCCCTATGTTGCGCCCTATGTTGCGCCCTATGTTGTGTCCTATGTTGTGCTCTATGTTGCGCCCTATGTTGTGCCTTATATTGTACCCTATGTTGCGCCCTATGTTGCGCCCTATGTTGTGTCCTATGTTGTGCCCTATGTTGCGCCCTATGTTGTGCCTTATATTGTACCCTATGTTGCGCCCTATGTTGCGCCCTATGTTGCACCCTATGTTGCACCCTATGTTGCGCCCTATGTTGCACCATATGTTGTGCCTTATATTGTACCCTATGTTGCGCCCTAGGTTGCAGTTCTCCAGCCGCTGCCCAAGTCCTCTAAAGTCTGCTGTGTGCACTGATTATACTAAGATCACATTTCCCATCTGTTTTCGCAGGATCCAGAGCAGGATCCGCTGGAGCCTCGGATGATCTCATTACAAGCACCTCCAGCAATGAGCGAACGGAGAGAGCAAAAACAAATATCCCGCAGGTATCCACAGGCTCCATAATATAATCCActgtctctgtcgcgggcggaggaggggacgctgcgctctcccactgctcgggtccggccactgctgctgctgcggctgccgctgctcggtggtggctcgagctgtgggccggatcccggggactcgagcggcgctcctcgcccgtgagtgaaaaggggggaattgattgtgggagtttttagatattgttcgtgacgccacccacggttgtggtgatattggtgacaccaccgctgctctggacggggatcccgggagcggtgacagggagcagctttgttgttagttctcccctccgtgggtagggggttggttgtcccggggcccggtgatggggtagggatggatgacaggtgggttacagggcctggtgaggtgcagggtcgcgggggcagcgctgtgccgcagggcacggtggtactcactcagccaatgatgaggacacagttgtcggtaaaacacacggctggatggacgggtcccacagacggctgcggtgctgtttctccctgcaggttggtggtgactgcctttccctgcacccatgCACAtttgatggttccaatgggttcccaccggtaacccgctccccggcttggatatgggccggagaagccccttttgcccgcaggcgctggccctgggaaacggttgccttggcggtggcggtgtctccctcacacggttggactgttgccttctgtcgggacttgtttgctggggaacccaggaggtccccttcgctaacgaattcggcaaattcacggcgactcctagccttgccggggtctgtaagcccctgccaatggtgctggcttctccttgtgtaccggtccggtaccgccgggccaccgcccgtccactctccttacggtaaactccgataggccactcctgcagacggtcaccaccgtctgccaaccttgctgctccgtccgggccacacacccagactaacttcaggctgctcaactgctacttcactTGCTCTCACTTACTACTCCAAACTAGActctgactgttttccctcctccaggaccgtgaactcctcggtgggtggagaccaaccgcctggctccaccccctggtgtggacatcagcccctgaaggaaggcaacaagggttttgtgtctgaccttgatgtgcctgctgggagtgtggggtgtattGGTGTTGTTTTCTGtaaccctggctggtccagggcgccacatctccaTCCTGTGCATCTTCAGCTGTAGATAAACTATAATCCCCACCCTGCAGATGTCAGGACCTGATGGGAGTTTCTCAATCACTGGAGACCACAGATGGAGATATTTACAGGCAAAGTGAAGGTGGAGCATGAATGTCACACATGATCGAGGGCGCACCTGGGGATTGGTGGTGTGCGGTCGGCCCtaccatcagatctcacacacaaggaGAACATAGAAATCGAGGGTGCACCTGGGGATCTGTGGTGTGTGGTCAGCCCtaccatcagatctcacacacaaggaGAACAGAGAAATCGAGGGCGCACCTGGGGATCGGTGGTGTGTGGTCGGCTCTACCGTCAGTTCTCACACACAGGGAGAACATAGAAATCGAGGGCGCACCTGGGGATCTGTGGTGTGTGGTCAGCCCtaccatcagatctcacacacaaggaGAACATAGAAATCGAGGGTGCACCTGGGGATCTGTGGTATGTGGTTGGCCCTACCATCAGTTCCCACACATAGGGAGAACATAGAAATCGAGGGTGCACCTGGGGATCTGTGGTGTGTGGTCGGGCCtaccatcagatctcacacacaaggaGAACATAGAAATCGAGGGTGCACCTGGGGATCTGTGGTGTGTGGTCAGCCCTACCATCAGTTCTCACACACAGGAGAACATAGAAATCGAGGgcgcacctgtggtgtgtggtgtgtggtcggCCCTACCGTCAGTTCTCACACACAGGGAGAACATAGAAATCGAGGGTGCACCTGGGGATCTGTGGTGTTTGGTGGGCCCTACCATCAGTTGTCACACACAAGGAGAACATAGAAATCGAGGGTGCACCTGGGGATCTGTGGTGTGTGGTCAGCCCtaccatcagatctcacacacaaggaGAACAGAGAAATCGAGGGCGCACCTGGGGATCGGTGGTGTGTGGTCGGCTCTACCGTCAGTTCTCACACACAGGGAGAACATAGAAATCGAGGGCGCACCTGGGGATCTGTGGTGTGTGGTCAGCCCtaccatcagatctcacacacaaggaGAACATAGAAATCGAGGGTGCACCTGGGGATCTGTGGTATGTGGTTGGCCCTACCATCAGTTCCCACACATAGGGAGAACATAGAAATCGAGGGTGCACCTGGGGATCTGTGGTGTGTGGTCGGGCCtaccatcagatctcacacacaaggaGAACATAGAAATCGAGGGTGCACCTGGGGATCTGTGGTGTGTGGTCAGCCCTACCATCAGTTCTCACACACAGGAGAACATAGAAATCGAGGGCGCacatgtggtgtgtggtgtgtggtcggCCCTACCGTCAGTTCTCACACACAGGGAGAACATAGAAATCGAGGGTGCACCTGGGGATCTGTGGTGTTTGGTGGGCCCTACCATCAGTTCTCACACACAAGGAGAACATAGAAATCGAGGGTGCACCTGGGGATCTGTGGTGTGTGGTCAGCCCTACCATCAGTTCTCACACACAGGGAGAACATAGAAATCGGGGGTGCACCTGGGGATCTGTGGTGCGTGTTCGGCCCAACTGTCAGTTCTCACACACAGGGGGAGAACATAGAAATCGAGGGTGCACCTGGGGATCTGTGGTGTGTGGTCGGCCCTACCGTCAGTTCTCACACACAGGAGAACATAGAAATCGAGGGTGCACCTGGGGTTCTGTGGTGTGTGGTTGGCCCTACCATCAGTTCCCACACATAGGGAGAACATAGAAATCAAGGGTGCACCTGGGTATCTGTGGTGTGTGGTCGGGCCTACCGTCAGTTCTCACACACAGGGAGAACATAGAAATCGGGGGTGCACCTGGGGATCTGTGGTGTGTGGTCGGGCCTACCGTCAGTTCTCACACACAGGAAGAACATAGAAATCGGGGGTGCACCTGCGGATCTGTGGTGTGTGGTCGGCCCtaccatcagatctcacacacacaaggaGAACATAGAAATCGAGGGTGCACCTGGGGATCTGTGGTGCGTGTTCGGCCCAACCGTCAGTTCTCACACACAGGGGGAGAACATAGAAATCGAGGGTGCACCTGGGGATCTGTGGTGTGTGGTCGGGCCTACCGTCAGTTCTCACACACAGGGAGAACATAGAAATCGGGGGTGCACCTGCGGATCTGTGGTGTGTGGTCGGCCCtaccatcagatctcacacacacaaggaGAACATAGAAATCGAGGGCGCACCTGGGGATCTGTGGTGTGTGTTCGGCCCTACCGTCAGTTCTCACACACAAGGAGAACATAGAAATCGAGGGTGCACCTGGGGATCTGTGGTGTGTGGTTGGCCCTAccttcagctctcacacacaggGAGAACATAGAAATCTAGGGCGCACCTGGGGATCTGTGGTGTGTGGTTGGCCATAccttcagctctcacacacaggGAGAACATAGAAATCTAGGGCGCACCTGGGGATCTGTGGTGTGTGGTCGGCCCTACCGTCAGTTCTCACACACAAGAAGAACATAGAAATCGAAGGTGCACCTGGGTATCGGTGGTGTGTGGTCAGCTCTAGCATCAGTTCTCTCACACACAGGGAGAACATAGAACTCGAGTGCGCACCTGGGTATCAGTGGTGTGCGGTCGGCCCTACCATCAGTTCTCACACACAAGGAGAACATAGAAAATGAGGGTGCACCTGGGTATTGGTGGTGTTTGGTGGACCCAACCATCAGTTCTCACACACAGGGGGAGAACATAGAAATTGAGGGTGCACCTGGGGATCGGTGGTGTGTGGTGGGCCCTACCGTCAGTTCTCACACACAAGGAGAACATAGAAAACAAGGACGCACCTGGGGATCGGTAGTGTTTGGTGGGTTCAACCGTCAGTTCTCACACATACAGAGAGAACATAGAAAACGAGGGCGCACCTGGGGATTGGTGGTGTGTGGTCGGCCCTACCGTCAGTTCTCACACACAAGAAGAACATAGAAATCGAGGGCGCACCTGGGGATTGGTGGTGTTTGGTGAGCCCAACCATCAGTTCTCACACACAGGGTACACCTGGGGATCTGTAGTGTTTGGTGGGCCCAACCGTCAGTTCTCACACACAGAGGGAGAACATAGAAGATGAGGGTGCACCTGGGGATCGGTGGTGTGTGGTTGACCCATCAGTTCTCACAGACTTTCTTCTGCTTCATAGGACGACATTGAAAGTTTTCTAGAAGACAAAATAAAGAAGACCTTCCTTCAGGTAGGTGCCTTCATGTCTCTGGGCGTAGGAAGAATAAGAAAGTCTATAAAAGGGAGCATTTTCAGCAAATGATGCCGATCCGGTGATCACCACATGGCCGGGAGAAAGTCTCAGCCAGATGATGGAAACCGAGGCTGTTCCCATTTACTGACATAAAGCAGAGATCCTAGAAATAATCTCCAGTGGGCAAAGTCTATACATTCCCATTCGCCTCCTCTCTTCAGTGCTCACGACTCTCCTCCATTCCTCTTCTCTGGAGGGATGATGTTGTCCATGCTGGGCAGCAGATCATACAGTGTCAGTGAGTGGCAGGAGCGCAGCGTCTCTGCAGAGTCTCCACAGCAGAGTCTGTGCTACGTGAAGACAAGGAGGAGTAAACGCCGTCCTACCTCACAGTCAGTGATGGCAGGGTATGTGGCAGCTGTAAGTACAGCAATGTCTGAGGAGGAGAACCCTAAATCTGGTCCCTGCACCCCATAGTGTATGGCTGTGTATACACAGCGCAGGCGCAGAACATTTTGAGACCCCGTACGGCTAGGAGCTTCATGACTAGTAGGGTCGCGGCTCTTGTTTACTGGTCCAATAGTTTCATGACTGGTCTGTTACTAGGTCACAGATTTACTTCCATCTTTTCAATCTTTTTCACAGAAGTTCGGGTATTGGctgacgatcccggtgatcttactgGTGGTGGTGATCATTTCAGGTCTGGGGGCAGTGGAGGTGGCAAATAGAGGAAAGAGCGAAAATGTCACATCACCTCCTGCCACTCCCAGCCACTATCCGGTGAACAGCACGGGATCTGTAGGGATCAGCCGGACGGAGACTTCAGCAACCCTCCATACATCCTATAATACCACCACACAGGGCAAGTTCTCATCTAGTCCGAACCCATCAACATTACTTCCGGAAGCTTCCACTCAATATCCAGATTACAGCACAGGAGCTGTAGGGATCAGCCGGACAGAGTCCTCAGCAACCCTCCATACATCCCATAATATCACCACACAGGGCAAGTTCTCATCTAGTCCAAACCCGTCAACATTACTTCCAGAAGCTTCCACTCAATATCTGGAGTACGGCTCGGAATCTATAGGGATCAGCCGGACAGAGTCCTCCCCAGCCCTTCATACGACCCATAATACCACCACACAGGGCAAGTTCTCACCGAGTCTGAACTCACCAACATTACTTCCAGAAGCTTCCAGTCAATACCCAGAGTACAACACAGGAACTGATGGGATCAGCCAGAGAGTATCCTCCACAACACATAATACTGCAATGACTGGAAATTCCTCGTCTAATGTAAACTCATCAACATTACTTCCGGAAGCTTCCACTCAATATCCGGAGTACAGCATAGGAGGTGTAGGGATCAGCCGGACAGAGTCCTCCGCAGCCCTCCATACAACCCATAATACCACCACACAGGGAAAGTCCTCACCTAGTCCGGACTCACCAACATTACTTCCAGAAGCTTCCACTCAATATCCGGAGTACAGCACAGGAGGTGTAGGGATCAGCCGGACAGAGTCCTCCGCAGCCCTCCATACAACCCATAATACCACCACACAGGGAAAGTCCTCACCTAGTCCGAACTCACCAACATTACTTCCAGAAGCTTCCACTCAATATCCGGAGTACAGCACAGGAGGTGTAGGGATCAGCCGGACAGAGTCCTCCGCAGCCCTCCATACAACCCATAATACCACCACACAGGGAAAGTCCTCACCTAGTCCGGACTCACCAACATTACTTCCAGAAGCTTCCAGCCATTATCTGGAGAAGAACACCACCACTATAGGGATCAGCCAGACAGAAGCGATCACAACCCATAATACCATGACACATGGATCTTCTAGTCTGAACTCCTCAACATTACTTGCAGAAGTTTCTAGCCATTATCCAGAGCACAACACCAGCACTGTAGGGATCAGCAAGACAGAAGCGACCACCACCCATAATACTGCAATGAATGGAAATTCCTCGTCTAGTCCAAAGTCACCAACATTACTTCCGGAAGCTTCCACACGATATCCAGAGTACAGCACAGGAGCTGTAGGGATCAGCTGGATGGAGTCTTCCACAGCCCTTCATACAACCACCACGCAGGTAAAGTCCTCACCGAGTCCGAACTCGCCAACATTACTTCCAGAGGCTTCCAGCCATTATCCAGAGTACAACACAGGAACTGTAGGGATCAGCCATACAGAAGCCTCCACAACGCATAATACTACAATGAATGGAAATTCTTCATCTAGTCAAAACTCGCCAACATTACTTACGGAAGCTTCCACTCAATATCCAGAGTACAGCACGGGATCTGTAGGGATCAGCCGGACTGAGTCCTCAGCAGTCCTTCAAACATCCCATAATAGCACCACACAGGGAAAGTCTTCACCTAGTCCAAACCCAGCAACATTGCTTCCAGAAGCTTCCAGCCAATACCCAGAGTACAACGCCAGCACTGTAGGAATCAGCCACACAGAAGTGACCACAACCCCTAGTGCCATGACTCATGGATCCTCTAGTCCGACCTCTCCAACATTACTTCCAGAAGCTTCCAGCCATGATCCAGAGTACAACACAGGAACTGTAGGGATCAGCTGGAAAGAGTCCTCCGCAGCCCTTCATACGACCTATAATACCACCACGCAGGGAAAGTCCTCACCCAGTCTGAACTCGCCAACATTACTTCCAGAGGCTTCCAGCCATTATCCAGAGAACAACATGAGCACTGTAGGGATCAGCAAGACAGAAGCCTCCACCACCCATAATACCATGACACATGGATCCTCTAGTCCGAACTCGCCAACATTACTTCCAGAAGCTTCCAGCCATTATCTGGGGAACAACACCAGCACTGTAGGGATCAGCAAGACAGAAGCGACCACCACCCATAATACCATGACACATGGATCCTCTAGTCCGAACTCGCCAACATTACTTCCAGAAGCTTCCAGCCATTATCCGGAGAACAACACCAGCACTGTAGGGATCAGCAGGACAGTTTCCTCCACAACACATAATACTGCAATGAATGGAAATTCTTTGTCTAGTCCAAAGTCACCAACATTACTTCCGGAAGCTTCCACTCAATATCCGGACTACAGCACAGGAGCTGTAGGGATCAGCTGGATGGAGTCCTCCACAGCCCTTCATACAACCCATAATACCACCAAGCAGGAAAAGTCCTCACCTAGTCTGAACTCACCAACATTACTTCCAGAAGCTTCCAGCCAATATCCAGAGTATACCACCATCACTGTAGGGATCAGCCACACAGAAGCCTCCACAACCAAAAATACCATAACACATGGATCCTCTAGTCCAAACTCATCAATCTTACTTCCAGAAGCTTCCAGCCATTATCCAGAGTACAACACAGGAACTGTAGGGATTAACCAGACAGAAGCCTCCACCACCCAATATACCACATCAAATGCAAATTCCATGGCTAGTGCCTTTGCATCAACATTACTTCCAGAAAGTTCCAGCCACTCCCCAGGACACAGCACCAACACTGTCGGGATGAACCAGACAGAAGCATCTACTCCATATCAGTATACAACCCATGATACCAAAACAGGAGAAGATTCCTCCTGAGACATGGTCTACACATCGAGCACCAGAGATAATGTGACCTCATTACCAGGAATAATTACTGAGGGATCAGATCCTAACACCATGACCCCGGTAACCATTCGTAGTGAGATGAGCACGCGAGATCCAGACAATAAAACTCTGACATCAACCACAGAAGAAAATGTCTTGTCTGCTCCTATAGTGACCAGTGTGGAAGGTTCTAGCAGCCTGCACCTGTTAGATTTACTTCCGGAAAGTTCCAGCCACTTCCCAGAGAACAACAACATTACGGTATGGATCAACCAGACAGAAGCTTCTCCACCAGATCGCACCACCCAGAGAACCACCACAAACCCCAGGTCCGCCCAATGAGATGCAGCTGGACGTTTCCATAGGGGCGGCCCCATGAGATGCGACCAGATTTTTCCAGAGCAGCTGCCCTATGAGATGTGGCCGGAAGTTTCCGGAGGGGCTGCCCAATGAGATGCGGCCGGACGTTTCCGCAGGGACTGCCCCATGAGATGCGGCCGGACGTTTCCGCAGGGACTGCCCCATGATATGCGGCCGGACGTTTCCGGAGGGACTGCCCCATGATATGCGGCCGGACGTTTCCGGAGGTTCCCCGATTAATCTGATGATAAATATCTggtcaggatgggggacagcaaATCCATTttggtacaatttttttttaaaaattcattgcaTTTTGCGAAATTGAAGAGTCGTCGATTTATTTTGGATGAATTGTGTAAACTGATGGCTGTCATGTTATAGATGGACATCACAGAGAAGAAGGATCACAGGACTCAGGAGTGGCCCCTTAATGTGGGCGGTGCGACTCCTGATGAGTTAGAGGAGAACAGTCAGGATTTGGACAGGGATGAAGCCGAGGATTATATGTAGGATGTAATGGAAATGTGTAGCTGTCCTTGTGGTGGTAGTGACACCCGAAGCCTCGGTCTTGCTGGTGGTAAGGACCAGTTATGGTGGTTCTGGTACTAAGACAAATCTAGAGGTGGCAACCATGAGGGTGAAGGAGCCTCTGACATGTCTAAAGTGTGAGGGATGATAATGATCTGCTACTACCGTGGTCAGCTCTGGAGTAAGGGGccctgtgcgatgtcggtgggatcaaatcgaaatgacgcacatccggcgtcgctgttgatatcatagtgtgtaaagcatttttgatacaattaacgagcacaaaagcgtcgtaatcgtatcatcggtgcagcgtctgtcatttccatgatttgggaaa is a genomic window containing:
- the LOC142246835 gene encoding uncharacterized protein LOC142246835 yields the protein MRDDIESFLEDKIKKTFLQKFGYWLTIPVILLVVVIISGLGAVEVANRGKSENVTSPPATPSHYPVNSTGSVGISRTETSATLHTSYNTTTQGKFSSSPNPSTLLPEASTQYPDYSTGAVGISRTESSATLHTSHNITTQGKFSSSPNPSTLLPEASTQYLEYGSESIGISRTESSPALHTTHNTTTQGKFSPSLNSPTLLPEASSQYPEYNTGTDGISQRVSSTTHNTAMTGNSSSNVNSSTLLPEASTQYPEYSIGGVGISRTESSAALHTTHNTTTQGKSSPSPDSPTLLPEASTQYPEYSTGGVGISRTESSAALHTTHNTTTQGKSSPSPNSPTLLPEASTQYPEYSTGGVGISRTESSAALHTTHNTTTQGKSSPSPDSPTLLPEASSHYLEKNTTTIGISQTEAITTHNTMTHGSSSLNSSTLLAEVSSHYPEHNTSTVGISKTEATTTHNTAMNGNSSSSPKSPTLLPEASTRYPEYSTGAVGISWMESSTALHTTTTQVKSSPSPNSPTLLPEASSHYPEYNTGTVGISHTEASTTHNTTMNGNSSSSQNSPTLLTEASTQYPEYSTGSVGISRTESSAVLQTSHNSTTQGKSSPSPNPATLLPEASSQYPEYNASTVGISHTEVTTTPSAMTHGSSSPTSPTLLPEASSHDPEYNTGTVGISWKESSAALHTTYNTTTQGKSSPSLNSPTLLPEASSHYPENNMSTVGISKTEASTTHNTMTHGSSSPNSPTLLPEASSHYLGNNTSTVGISKTEATTTHNTMTHGSSSPNSPTLLPEASSHYPENNTSTVGISRTVSSTTHNTAMNGNSLSSPKSPTLLPEASTQYPDYSTGAVGISWMESSTALHTTHNTTKQEKSSPSLNSPTLLPEASSQYPEYTTITVGISHTEASTTKNTITHGSSSPNSSILLPEASSHYPEYNTGTVGINQTEASTTQYTTSNANSMASAFASTLLPESSSHSPGHSTNTVGMNQTEASTPYQYTTHDTKTGEDSS